The following are encoded in a window of Arthrobacter woluwensis genomic DNA:
- a CDS encoding aspartate ammonia-lyase: MTIAPTPIADEAVADGFRSEHDLLGNRNVPQNAYWGVHTLRAVENFPITGQRLSSNPHLIHGLAAVKLAASRANRELGLLDAEKGAAIEAACLDIMAGQLDDQFVVDVIQGGAGTSSNMNANEVIANRGLEILGFPRGDYAHLHPNDDVNLCQSTNDVYPTAVRIATARGIEGLLSALEELQEAFRVKSAEFRTVVKMGRTQLQDAVPMTLGQEFGSFAVTIGEDRERLRESARLMYEINLGATAIGTGLNAPAGYAESACRHVAEATGLPLVTAPDLIEATSDMGAFVHLSGVLKRVAVKLSKICNDLRLLSSGPRAGLGEINLPAVQSGSSIMPGKINPVIPEVVSQVAYEVIGNDVTVTMAAEAGQLQLNAFEPVIVHSLHKSITHLEAACRTLTARCVQGITANTAHLRSTVEHSIGLVTALNPQLGYAAATSIAQEALASGRGVAELVLERGLLSAERLEELLRPERLANLSS; the protein is encoded by the coding sequence ATGACCATCGCCCCCACCCCCATCGCCGACGAAGCGGTCGCCGACGGATTCCGCAGCGAGCATGACCTCCTCGGCAACCGCAACGTCCCCCAGAACGCCTACTGGGGCGTGCACACCCTGCGCGCCGTGGAGAACTTCCCCATCACCGGTCAGCGCCTCTCCAGCAATCCCCACCTCATTCACGGCCTGGCCGCCGTGAAGCTCGCCGCCTCCCGCGCCAATCGCGAACTCGGCCTCCTCGACGCCGAGAAGGGCGCGGCGATCGAAGCGGCCTGCCTGGACATCATGGCGGGTCAGCTGGACGACCAGTTCGTCGTGGACGTGATCCAGGGCGGCGCGGGAACGTCGTCGAACATGAACGCCAACGAGGTCATCGCCAACCGCGGGCTCGAGATCCTCGGCTTCCCCCGCGGCGACTACGCCCACCTGCACCCCAACGACGACGTGAACCTCTGCCAGTCCACCAACGACGTGTACCCCACCGCGGTGCGCATCGCGACGGCGCGCGGCATCGAGGGCCTGCTGAGCGCGCTCGAGGAGCTCCAGGAGGCCTTCCGAGTCAAGTCCGCCGAGTTCCGCACCGTCGTCAAGATGGGCCGCACCCAGCTGCAGGACGCCGTGCCCATGACGCTCGGCCAGGAGTTCGGCAGCTTCGCCGTCACCATCGGCGAGGACCGCGAGCGCCTGCGCGAATCCGCGCGGCTCATGTACGAGATCAACCTCGGCGCCACCGCGATCGGCACGGGCCTCAACGCGCCGGCCGGCTACGCCGAGTCCGCGTGCCGCCACGTCGCCGAGGCCACCGGCCTGCCGCTCGTGACGGCTCCGGACCTGATCGAGGCAACCTCGGACATGGGCGCCTTTGTGCACCTGTCCGGCGTGCTCAAGCGCGTGGCCGTCAAGCTCTCCAAGATCTGCAACGACCTGCGGCTGCTCTCCAGCGGTCCGCGTGCCGGTCTCGGTGAGATCAACCTGCCGGCCGTGCAGTCCGGCTCGTCCATCATGCCCGGCAAGATCAACCCGGTGATCCCGGAGGTCGTCAGCCAGGTGGCCTACGAGGTGATCGGCAACGACGTCACCGTGACCATGGCCGCGGAGGCGGGCCAGCTGCAGCTCAACGCCTTCGAGCCCGTGATCGTGCACAGCCTCCACAAGAGCATCACGCACCTCGAAGCGGCCTGCCGCACCCTGACGGCACGTTGCGTCCAGGGCATCACCGCCAACACGGCACATCTGCGCTCCACCGTGGAGCACTCGATCGGCCTGGTCACCGCGCTCAACCCCCAGCTGGGCTACGCGGCAGCCACCTCGATCGCTCAGGAAGCACTCGCCAGCGGGCGCGGCGTGGCCGAACTCGTCCTGGAGCGCGGCCTGCTCTCGGCCGAACGGCTGGAGGAGCTCCTCCGCCCGGAACGCCTCGCGAATCTGTCCTCCTGA
- the mca gene encoding mycothiol conjugate amidase Mca, whose product MSAAAPATPERVIDDGETLRVLFVHAHPDDESSKGAATMAKYVDEGAEVLVATCTDGSRGDIQNPHVVDEAHPKRDMAGARRLEMDNAARILGVQQTWLGFVDSGLPEGEPLPALPDGCFALQPLDVAATPLVSLIRSFRPHVVVAYDENGGYPHPDHIMSHKVAVEAYHAAGDPERYPGTGPAWQPSKLYYDCGLGLERMRALRDAARAEGLDIQGLEWIDGWLESKAEPLHIPTTRIEAGAWFERRDAALKAHRTQIDPDGFFFAFPDELQRRVWPYEEFALIDSKVGDTVPETDLFAGLR is encoded by the coding sequence ATGAGCGCCGCTGCCCCCGCCACCCCGGAGCGGGTCATCGACGACGGGGAGACCCTCCGCGTCCTGTTCGTCCACGCCCACCCGGACGACGAGTCGAGCAAGGGCGCCGCCACGATGGCCAAATACGTCGACGAAGGAGCCGAGGTCCTCGTGGCCACGTGCACCGACGGATCCCGCGGCGACATCCAGAACCCGCACGTGGTGGACGAGGCCCACCCGAAGCGGGACATGGCCGGCGCCCGCCGGCTCGAAATGGACAATGCCGCGCGGATCCTCGGCGTGCAGCAGACCTGGCTCGGCTTCGTGGACTCCGGCCTTCCCGAGGGGGAGCCGCTGCCGGCGCTTCCGGACGGCTGCTTCGCCTTGCAGCCGCTCGACGTCGCGGCCACCCCGCTCGTCAGCCTCATCCGGTCCTTCCGCCCGCACGTCGTGGTGGCCTACGACGAGAACGGCGGTTACCCCCACCCGGACCACATCATGTCCCACAAGGTGGCGGTGGAGGCCTACCACGCCGCCGGCGACCCGGAGCGATACCCGGGCACCGGCCCCGCCTGGCAGCCCTCGAAGCTGTACTACGACTGCGGTCTCGGGCTGGAGCGCATGCGGGCACTCCGGGATGCCGCCCGCGCCGAGGGACTCGACATCCAGGGGCTCGAGTGGATCGACGGGTGGCTGGAGTCCAAGGCCGAGCCGCTGCACATCCCGACGACGCGGATCGAGGCCGGCGCCTGGTTCGAGCGGCGCGATGCGGCCCTCAAGGCGCACCGCACCCAGATCGACCCGGACGGCTTCTTCTTCGCGTTCCCGGACGAACTGCAGCGGCGTGTCTGGCCGTATGAGGAGTTCGCCCTGATCGATTCGAAGGTCGGGGACACCGTGCCGGAGACGGATCTGTTCGCCGGACTGCGCTGA
- a CDS encoding asparaginase: MPDVPSHVPLATLSRDQRVEGVHYGSFAVVSPDGELLFGAGDTQTPMYPRSALKPFQAVAMLRAGLELPDELLALASASHSGGPEHRAGAHRILELHGLTEDALANSRDLPYGVAEREQWLRDGGSADQICQNCSGKHAAMAGVCTLNGWAVEGYLDPGHPLQRLVADTVTELTGEEPAQWSTDGCGTPLPALSLVAMARGYGRLARLAAEAAENAGADDGATAPSADRTGIDEAGAAVARAMMRHPEMVAGEGRDVTALMRALPGFLAKDGFEGVQLIGLPSGHAVAVKISDGGDRARMPVAIRALASLGVDVEPVAALAAPPVLGGGEVRGHLVALDAAFPAPVSPDRARAAQTR; encoded by the coding sequence ATGCCCGACGTCCCGTCCCACGTCCCTCTGGCCACGCTGAGCCGTGACCAGCGCGTCGAGGGGGTCCACTACGGCTCCTTCGCCGTCGTTTCCCCGGACGGGGAACTGCTCTTCGGCGCTGGAGATACCCAGACTCCGATGTACCCGCGCTCCGCCCTCAAGCCGTTCCAGGCGGTCGCGATGCTGCGGGCCGGGCTCGAGCTGCCGGACGAGCTCCTGGCGCTGGCCTCGGCGAGCCACAGTGGAGGCCCCGAGCACCGCGCCGGCGCGCACCGCATCCTCGAACTCCACGGACTGACCGAGGACGCCCTGGCCAACTCCCGCGATCTCCCCTACGGCGTCGCCGAGCGCGAGCAGTGGCTCCGCGACGGCGGCTCGGCAGATCAGATCTGCCAGAACTGCTCCGGCAAGCACGCCGCCATGGCCGGCGTCTGCACGCTGAACGGCTGGGCAGTCGAGGGCTACCTCGATCCCGGCCACCCGCTGCAACGCCTCGTCGCCGACACTGTCACCGAGCTCACCGGCGAAGAGCCCGCTCAGTGGTCCACCGACGGCTGCGGCACTCCCCTGCCGGCCCTCAGCCTCGTGGCGATGGCCCGCGGCTACGGGCGTCTGGCCCGCCTCGCCGCGGAAGCCGCCGAGAACGCCGGGGCCGACGACGGCGCAACCGCACCGTCCGCCGACCGCACCGGCATCGATGAGGCGGGCGCCGCCGTCGCGCGTGCCATGATGCGGCACCCTGAGATGGTGGCCGGTGAAGGCCGCGACGTCACGGCGCTCATGCGCGCTCTGCCGGGCTTCCTCGCCAAGGACGGCTTCGAGGGCGTCCAGCTCATCGGTCTCCCCAGCGGCCACGCGGTGGCCGTCAAGATCTCCGACGGCGGAGACCGGGCCCGCATGCCCGTGGCCATCCGCGCGCTGGCCTCACTCGGCGTCGACGTCGAACCCGTGGCGGCCCTGGCGGCCCCGCCCGTGCTGGGCGGCGGCGAGGTCCGCGGCCACCTCGTGGCCCTCGACGCCGCCTTCCCCGCTCCCGTCTCCCCTGACCGGGCCCGAGCAGCCCAGACCCGATAG
- a CDS encoding branched-chain amino acid transporter permease, with amino-acid sequence MTDVPYLLLAVAAAAAVTFALRAIPFALKGALKDSPLLADLRVWMPLGAILILLFYAVSGVDFGGSGHGIPEMAGIVVTALTHWWRRNAILSMATGTAVCLVLANLVFV; translated from the coding sequence ATGACTGACGTCCCGTACCTGCTCCTCGCCGTGGCCGCGGCCGCCGCCGTGACGTTCGCGCTGCGTGCCATCCCGTTCGCGCTGAAGGGCGCGCTCAAGGACTCACCGCTCCTGGCCGACCTCCGGGTGTGGATGCCGCTCGGCGCCATCCTGATCCTGCTCTTCTACGCGGTGAGCGGGGTGGACTTCGGCGGCTCCGGCCATGGCATCCCGGAGATGGCCGGCATCGTGGTCACGGCCCTGACCCATTGGTGGCGCCGCAACGCGATCCTCAGCATGGCGACGGGCACCGCGGTCTGCCTCGTGCTGGCGAATCTGGTGTTCGTCTGA
- a CDS encoding MarR family winged helix-turn-helix transcriptional regulator, whose protein sequence is MATPQHGLDLGDQLCFSLYTAQRLVTAAYRPILDTLGLTYPQYVAMLALWEKAPQTMGELGEKLGLDYGTVTPLIKRLEATGLVIREKVPEDQRSVQVNLTSAGQHLRDQAVTVPDAIADAMALDTEEFQTLKDSLEHLSANVAQRLRSRTPSSD, encoded by the coding sequence ATGGCGACACCTCAACATGGCCTCGATCTCGGCGACCAGCTGTGCTTCTCCCTCTACACCGCACAGCGCCTCGTGACGGCTGCCTACCGCCCGATCCTCGACACCCTCGGGCTCACCTACCCCCAGTACGTTGCGATGCTCGCGCTCTGGGAGAAGGCGCCGCAGACCATGGGTGAGCTGGGCGAGAAGCTGGGCCTCGATTACGGAACCGTCACCCCACTCATCAAGAGGCTCGAAGCGACGGGACTGGTCATCCGCGAGAAGGTCCCGGAGGACCAACGGAGCGTCCAGGTGAACCTCACGAGCGCAGGGCAGCACCTCCGCGACCAGGCCGTCACCGTGCCGGATGCGATCGCGGACGCCATGGCCCTCGACACCGAGGAGTTCCAGACCCTCAAGGACTCCCTGGAGCACCTCAGCGCGAATGTGGCGCAGCGCCTCAGGAGCCGCACGCCGTCCTCCGACTGA
- a CDS encoding AzlC family ABC transporter permease produces MPQQNPAPESPPPARFAGLRAALSEAGMVCLGFVPLGMGLGVLVTNHGLPWWVAPLLSGLVFAGSVEFILVGLLASATPVLSIAATTFLVNSRHLFYGFSFPLDRVRGRLAKTYSIFALCDEAFALLSGRRGERASSSQILWTQLLLQISWVSGSVLGALLGSGFLGSIKGLGFLMVALFVVLTIDAFRARPDVALVALSAGSAVLALLLAPAQMLLVALCLLFAGLLLRHWRESRWTGKRGHGDQGGPSAPTGGSDD; encoded by the coding sequence GTGCCCCAGCAGAATCCCGCACCCGAAAGCCCACCACCCGCCCGGTTCGCAGGGCTGCGCGCGGCGCTGTCCGAGGCCGGGATGGTCTGCCTGGGTTTCGTTCCGCTCGGCATGGGTCTGGGCGTCCTGGTCACCAATCACGGGCTGCCGTGGTGGGTGGCGCCGCTGCTGTCGGGTCTCGTGTTCGCGGGGTCGGTCGAGTTCATCCTGGTGGGCCTCCTGGCGTCGGCCACCCCGGTGCTGAGCATCGCGGCCACCACGTTCCTGGTGAACTCCCGGCACCTCTTCTACGGCTTCTCGTTCCCCCTGGACCGGGTGCGCGGCCGGCTCGCGAAGACGTACAGCATCTTCGCGCTGTGCGACGAGGCGTTCGCCCTCCTGTCCGGCCGCAGAGGGGAACGCGCGAGTTCGTCGCAGATCCTCTGGACCCAGCTGCTGCTGCAGATCTCCTGGGTCTCGGGCTCGGTCCTGGGCGCGCTGCTCGGTTCCGGTTTCCTGGGCAGCATCAAGGGCCTGGGCTTCCTGATGGTCGCCTTGTTCGTCGTGCTGACGATCGACGCCTTCCGGGCACGTCCCGACGTCGCGCTCGTCGCGCTGTCCGCGGGATCCGCGGTCCTGGCCCTGCTGCTCGCTCCGGCGCAGATGCTCCTGGTCGCCCTCTGCCTCCTGTTCGCAGGACTGCTCCTGCGGCACTGGCGCGAATCGCGCTGGACCGGCAAGCGTGGGCACGGCGATCAGGGTGGGCCGTCCGCCCCGACGGGAGGCTCCGATGACTGA
- a CDS encoding alpha/beta hydrolase — MSKPILETAAAEFSAATAEPPYLFDLGPVEGRKAVIDVQSGEGVEKPAIDEEWVEIGGERPLSARIVRPAGATGTLPVVLYTHGAGWVFGNAATHDRLVRELAVGVGAAVVFPEYDLSPEARYPHAIEQNFATARWIVEHGAEKGLDGSRLAISGDSVGGNMATVLTLMAKERGGVEFKQQVLFYPVTDASFDTESYLQFAEGYFLRRDAMQWFWDQYTTDEAERNQITASPLRATTEDLTGLPPALVITAEADVLRDEGEAYAAKLREAGVPVTQIRVGGVIHDFVMLDALRDTQGARAAMELAISTLKSALV, encoded by the coding sequence ATGTCCAAGCCGATCCTGGAAACCGCCGCCGCCGAGTTCTCGGCCGCCACTGCTGAGCCTCCGTACCTCTTCGATCTCGGCCCCGTCGAAGGCCGCAAGGCCGTCATCGACGTGCAGTCCGGTGAGGGGGTCGAGAAGCCGGCCATCGACGAGGAGTGGGTCGAGATCGGCGGTGAACGCCCCTTGTCCGCCCGGATCGTCCGTCCCGCCGGGGCCACCGGGACGCTGCCCGTCGTGCTCTACACGCACGGAGCCGGCTGGGTGTTCGGCAATGCGGCGACGCATGACCGCCTGGTCCGTGAGCTCGCCGTCGGAGTGGGTGCCGCCGTCGTCTTCCCGGAGTACGACCTGTCGCCCGAGGCCCGTTACCCGCACGCGATCGAGCAGAACTTCGCCACGGCGCGCTGGATCGTGGAGCACGGCGCGGAGAAGGGGCTGGACGGTTCGCGTCTCGCGATCTCCGGCGACTCCGTGGGCGGCAACATGGCGACCGTCCTGACCCTGATGGCCAAGGAACGGGGCGGGGTCGAGTTCAAGCAGCAGGTGCTGTTCTACCCCGTGACCGACGCGTCGTTCGACACCGAGTCCTATCTCCAGTTCGCCGAGGGGTACTTCCTGCGCCGCGACGCCATGCAGTGGTTCTGGGATCAGTACACCACCGATGAGGCCGAGCGGAACCAGATCACCGCGTCGCCGCTGCGGGCCACGACGGAGGACCTTACGGGGCTGCCGCCGGCGCTCGTCATCACCGCTGAGGCCGACGTTCTGCGCGACGAGGGCGAGGCGTACGCTGCGAAGCTGCGGGAAGCGGGGGTTCCGGTCACGCAGATCCGGGTGGGCGGCGTGATCCACGACTTCGTGATGCTGGACGCCCTGCGCGACACCCAGGGCGCGCGAGCGGCCATGGAGCTGGCGATCAGCACGCTGAAGTCCGCGCTGGTCTGA
- a CDS encoding thioredoxin domain-containing protein, whose amino-acid sequence MANHLAGQSSLYLRQHAEQPVDWHVFGPEVFAEAAARDVPVFLSVGYAACHWCHVMAHESFDDPAVAAYLNAHFVPVKVDREERPDVDAVYMSATQAMTGQGGWPMSVFLLPDGRAFHAGTYFPPRPARGMPAFSQVLAAVTEAWTERRDAVEQQASRLAQGLSEFASPVHLAAAPADDGGTADRLAAAVARLEEVESPEGGFGKAPKFPPGPLLPFLTDHAASGLPRSEEAGGLAARTLAAMARSALRDQLDGGFCRYSVTGDWSVPHFEKMLYDNALLLRAYARYVRLLRSPEGTASREAWEAVFPDAEATAVVEALAGFLLTPADQGGLAAGTSGAFLSAIDADSEPSPDQLARTGLTQIGLHEREGAFALWTPAELLELLGEDGLHLARLLHVAERGSVSALGSPLHPGGALDDDGRALLDRARPALLAARATRPRPAVDDKVVASWNAMTITALAESGRVLGRPEWVAGAAAAGRYLRGMHWNPEARSLARVSHEGRPGPVSGLLEDYAHTLEAALVLFQVTGDAIWYDWARELSDAVESGFLRDGQVLNEDLRQSSTDLEPLRAAYGGSSAVDLFDGATPAPVSVLAGAWQTLAALTGDQTLRDRALGLARTASDAASGQPRVAGAALAVELTGLLGVLEIAVVGATGPERDGLLNAVFGSARPGVVIAFGEDAGRVPLLEGRTPGPEGTPRAYVCREMVCHAPVDSPKELLAGLR is encoded by the coding sequence ATGGCCAATCACCTCGCAGGACAGAGCAGCCTCTACCTCCGCCAGCACGCTGAACAGCCCGTGGACTGGCACGTCTTCGGCCCGGAGGTTTTCGCGGAGGCCGCCGCACGGGACGTCCCGGTGTTCCTCTCCGTGGGATACGCGGCGTGCCATTGGTGCCACGTGATGGCCCACGAATCCTTCGATGACCCCGCGGTGGCCGCGTATCTGAATGCGCATTTCGTCCCGGTGAAGGTCGACCGCGAGGAGCGCCCCGACGTCGACGCCGTCTACATGAGCGCCACGCAGGCCATGACCGGGCAGGGCGGCTGGCCCATGAGCGTCTTCCTGCTCCCGGACGGCCGCGCCTTCCACGCCGGCACCTATTTCCCGCCCCGGCCCGCCCGCGGCATGCCCGCCTTCAGCCAGGTCCTCGCCGCCGTCACCGAAGCATGGACGGAGCGCCGAGACGCCGTCGAGCAGCAGGCCTCCCGCCTCGCCCAGGGTCTGAGCGAGTTCGCCTCGCCGGTGCACCTCGCTGCCGCCCCGGCCGACGACGGCGGCACGGCGGACCGGCTCGCCGCCGCCGTCGCGCGTCTTGAGGAGGTGGAGTCCCCGGAGGGCGGATTCGGCAAGGCGCCGAAGTTCCCGCCGGGTCCGCTGCTGCCCTTCCTCACCGACCACGCGGCGAGCGGGCTGCCCCGGTCCGAGGAGGCTGGGGGACTGGCCGCCCGGACGCTCGCCGCCATGGCCCGGTCGGCCCTGCGCGACCAGCTCGACGGCGGCTTCTGCCGCTACTCCGTGACGGGGGACTGGTCGGTGCCGCACTTCGAGAAGATGCTCTACGACAATGCGCTGCTCCTGCGTGCCTACGCCCGGTATGTCCGGTTGCTGCGGTCGCCCGAAGGGACCGCCTCCCGCGAAGCCTGGGAGGCTGTGTTCCCTGATGCGGAAGCCACAGCCGTGGTCGAGGCCCTGGCAGGCTTCCTGCTCACCCCCGCTGACCAGGGCGGTCTGGCCGCGGGCACGAGCGGCGCGTTCCTGTCCGCGATCGACGCCGACTCCGAGCCCTCGCCGGACCAGCTGGCCCGCACCGGGCTGACCCAGATCGGCCTGCACGAGCGGGAAGGGGCCTTCGCTCTCTGGACCCCGGCCGAACTGCTCGAGCTCCTGGGCGAGGACGGTCTGCACCTGGCCCGCCTGCTGCACGTCGCCGAGCGGGGGAGCGTCTCAGCGCTCGGCTCGCCGTTGCACCCAGGCGGCGCCCTCGACGACGACGGCCGCGCGCTGCTCGACCGTGCCCGCCCCGCGCTCCTCGCCGCCCGGGCCACGCGTCCGCGTCCGGCGGTGGATGACAAGGTGGTCGCCTCCTGGAACGCCATGACGATCACGGCCCTGGCCGAGTCCGGGCGGGTCCTCGGGCGGCCCGAGTGGGTCGCCGGCGCGGCGGCGGCCGGCCGCTATCTGCGGGGGATGCACTGGAACCCTGAGGCGCGGTCGCTGGCCCGCGTGTCCCATGAAGGGCGCCCGGGGCCGGTCTCCGGTCTGCTCGAGGACTACGCACACACCCTCGAAGCCGCGCTCGTGCTGTTCCAGGTGACGGGCGACGCCATCTGGTACGACTGGGCCCGCGAGCTCTCCGACGCCGTCGAATCGGGTTTCCTCCGCGACGGCCAGGTGCTGAACGAGGATCTCCGGCAGAGCTCCACGGACCTCGAACCGCTGCGCGCGGCCTACGGCGGCAGCTCCGCGGTCGACCTTTTCGACGGCGCGACCCCGGCGCCGGTGTCGGTGCTGGCCGGGGCGTGGCAGACGCTTGCGGCCCTCACCGGCGACCAGACGCTGCGGGACCGGGCGCTTGGACTGGCCCGGACGGCGTCCGACGCGGCATCCGGTCAGCCGCGGGTGGCTGGAGCAGCGCTCGCCGTCGAACTGACCGGGCTGCTCGGCGTCCTGGAGATCGCCGTCGTGGGCGCGACCGGGCCGGAGCGGGACGGCCTGCTCAACGCGGTGTTCGGCAGTGCCCGGCCAGGGGTCGTCATCGCGTTCGGTGAGGACGCCGGCCGGGTGCCGCTGCTCGAGGGCCGGACGCCCGGGCCGGAGGGAACGCCGCGGGCGTACGTGTGCCGCGAGATGGTGTGCCACGCGCCCGTGGACTCACCGAAGGAACTGCTGGCCGGGCTGCGCTGA
- a CDS encoding amino acid permease — translation MMSSSGSSPSPQAVPDHLEDGGHAHSTDHVLHAEDAGYHKGLKNRQVQMIAIGGAIGTGLFMGAGGRLAAAGPSLVFAYAICGAFVFLILRALGELVLHRPSSGSFVSYAREFFGEKAAFVSGWFYWINWAMTTIVDTTAAALYMNFFGKYVPWIAAVPQWAWALIALVVVLSLNLVSVKVFGELEFWFALIKVVALVSFLLVGIWLVIFGTPTGAPTGFSLITDNGGIFPNGMLPMILLMQGVVFAYASVELVGTAAGETENPQKIMPKAINSVVFRIAVFYVGSVILLSLLLPYTAYQKGVSPFVTFFGSIGVQGMDSIMNLVVLTAALSSLNAGLYSTGRILRSMAAAGSAPKFALRMNKAGVPYGGIAITAVVSLLGVPLNYLVPGEAFEIVLNVASVGILASWATIILCQIQLQRWAAKGWLERPSFRMPGAPYTGYVTLVFLALVLIMVFIDSPWTLLATVVACGLMVVGWFVCRDRIRDIAEARKGFTGAAPVIANRPTPRG, via the coding sequence ATGATGTCCTCCTCCGGAAGCTCCCCGAGTCCACAGGCGGTCCCCGACCACCTGGAGGACGGCGGGCACGCCCATTCGACCGATCACGTCCTGCACGCTGAGGACGCCGGCTACCACAAGGGCCTCAAGAACCGCCAGGTCCAGATGATCGCCATCGGCGGCGCCATCGGCACCGGCCTCTTCATGGGCGCCGGTGGGCGCCTGGCCGCGGCGGGCCCGTCCCTCGTCTTCGCGTACGCGATCTGCGGCGCCTTCGTCTTCCTGATCCTCCGCGCCCTGGGCGAGCTGGTGCTGCACCGCCCGTCCTCCGGCTCGTTCGTCTCCTACGCCCGTGAGTTCTTCGGCGAGAAGGCCGCGTTCGTCTCCGGCTGGTTCTACTGGATCAACTGGGCCATGACCACCATCGTGGACACCACGGCCGCGGCCCTCTACATGAACTTCTTCGGCAAGTACGTGCCGTGGATCGCCGCCGTCCCGCAGTGGGCCTGGGCCCTGATCGCGCTCGTGGTCGTGCTCTCGCTGAACCTCGTCTCGGTGAAGGTGTTCGGCGAGCTGGAGTTCTGGTTCGCGCTCATCAAGGTCGTCGCTCTGGTGTCCTTCCTCCTGGTCGGCATCTGGCTCGTCATCTTCGGCACCCCGACGGGCGCTCCCACCGGCTTCTCCCTCATCACGGACAACGGCGGGATCTTCCCGAACGGCATGCTCCCCATGATCCTGCTCATGCAGGGCGTGGTGTTCGCCTACGCGTCCGTGGAGCTCGTGGGCACCGCGGCCGGCGAGACCGAGAACCCGCAGAAGATCATGCCGAAGGCCATCAACTCCGTGGTGTTCCGCATCGCGGTGTTCTACGTGGGCTCCGTCATCCTGCTCTCGCTGCTCCTGCCGTACACGGCGTACCAGAAGGGCGTCAGCCCCTTCGTGACGTTCTTCGGCTCCATCGGCGTGCAGGGCATGGACTCGATCATGAACCTCGTGGTCCTGACCGCCGCGCTGTCCTCGCTGAACGCCGGCCTGTACTCCACCGGCCGCATCCTGCGTTCGATGGCGGCGGCCGGTTCCGCCCCCAAGTTCGCGCTGCGCATGAACAAGGCGGGCGTGCCGTACGGCGGCATCGCGATCACCGCCGTGGTCTCCCTCCTGGGCGTCCCGCTGAACTACCTGGTGCCGGGCGAGGCCTTCGAGATCGTCCTCAACGTCGCCTCCGTGGGCATCCTCGCCTCCTGGGCCACGATCATCCTGTGTCAGATCCAGCTGCAGCGCTGGGCCGCCAAGGGCTGGCTGGAACGGCCGTCGTTCCGGATGCCGGGCGCCCCGTACACGGGTTACGTGACCCTGGTGTTCCTCGCGCTGGTGCTCATCATGGTGTTCATCGACTCCCCGTGGACCCTGCTCGCCACCGTGGTGGCCTGCGGCCTGATGGTGGTCGGCTGGTTCGTCTGCCGTGACCGGATCCGGGACATCGCCGAGGCCAGGAAGGGGTTCACGGGCGCCGCTCCCGTGATCGCCAACCGGCCGACGCCTCGCGGCTGA
- a CDS encoding FadR/GntR family transcriptional regulator encodes MNLSDSMTAGQSAKAASPSPLGRVSAQEAVLARLRESIEDGTLAVGSKLPSEAALASGYGVSRSVIREALRSCAALGLTETHTGKGTFVVSARVSTDLVLGRYSARDLTEARPHIEVPAASLAAERRTDDDLDTLRGILDDMLSEDDPEAWVVLDSAFHLQIARASGNKVFETVVSDLREALGKQSGTLNLLADRQRVSDEEHSAILTAIESGSPDGAARAMRDHLAAVTAAIDSLDGA; translated from the coding sequence ATGAACCTGTCAGACAGCATGACAGCCGGACAGAGCGCGAAGGCAGCGTCGCCTTCTCCTCTGGGCCGTGTCAGCGCCCAGGAGGCCGTGCTCGCGCGGCTCCGGGAGAGTATCGAGGACGGCACGCTCGCGGTCGGCAGCAAGCTCCCCTCCGAGGCCGCCCTCGCCTCCGGGTACGGCGTCAGCCGCTCCGTGATCCGTGAAGCCCTGCGGTCCTGCGCCGCCCTCGGCCTGACCGAGACCCACACCGGCAAGGGCACATTCGTCGTCTCCGCGCGCGTCTCCACCGACCTGGTGCTCGGCCGCTACTCCGCCCGGGACCTCACCGAGGCCCGCCCCCACATCGAGGTCCCCGCGGCGTCACTGGCCGCGGAACGTCGCACCGATGACGATCTGGACACCCTGCGCGGCATCCTGGACGACATGCTCTCCGAGGACGACCCGGAGGCCTGGGTCGTCCTGGACTCGGCGTTCCACCTGCAGATCGCGCGGGCCAGCGGGAACAAGGTCTTCGAGACCGTCGTGAGCGATCTCCGCGAAGCGCTCGGCAAACAGTCCGGCACCCTGAACCTCCTCGCCGACCGCCAGCGCGTCTCCGACGAGGAGCACAGTGCGATCCTCACCGCGATCGAGTCCGGCTCCCCCGACGGCGCCGCGCGCGCCATGCGGGACCACCTCGCCGCCGTCACCGCGGCCATCGACTCCCTCGACGGAGCCTGA